In Miscanthus floridulus cultivar M001 chromosome 8, ASM1932011v1, whole genome shotgun sequence, the sequence CCACTTccatcagtttgggctctaacgccgttaaactgcagatgtgaaaagacgaaaatgcccttaagttcaaatatgttattaattttttttgagcatcttaacgacttcaaatgaaaaaactcaaaactagaaagttgtagatctcgtcgagatctataattttcatataatttttttttcatttaatttcgcaaaaaaaataatatgatttttctaagatatattaatcatatcaaatcatatttttttgcgaaattaaatgaaaaaaaaatttatatgaaaattatagatctcgacgaaatctacaactttctagttttgagttttttcatttgaagtcgttaagatactcaaaaaaaattaataacatatttgaacttaaggacattttcgtcttttcacacctgcagtttaacggcgttagagcccaaactgacggaagtggcatggatgacacgaaaaagttggagtagtggcgctgaagaccgctgaattttttcaggggcacacaggggattacgatcttttataagggcacacagggaaaagtctcctcTTTTTTgtgcaaagaaaaaaaaaccccTATGCGGCGGCAGGCACAGGGCCATCTCCGTCTTCCCTGGCGGCGTCCCGGCAAGCGCCCCTCCAAGGTCACGCGTAGACTCCGTCTTCCCCGACGGGCGAGCTGTGCCCCCACGACGGCCCTGGCGGGCGCCCCTCCAAGGATCCGCACGGCCTCTCCGCCACCAGGTACGCCCGCCCCTTGGCCGTCCCTTCCAGCTGTGccaaaccgagcacccaaaccctaacttacTATTTGTGCTCGGATCTGATCTGACTACCGCAGCAACCGTCGCCGCCGTCGGAGGCCGGGCCGTGGGTGCTGAAATGAAGGAGGTGGTGCTTCACGTGTATGACGTGACCAACAGCGACTTCGAGAAGACGAACAACACCATCATCCAGATCAACCGCATCTTCAAGGACCGCATCGGCCTCGGCGGCATCTTCCACAGCGCCGTGCAGGTAGTGGGTCTAGCTCCCCTCTCCCCGTTCCCTCGCCACCTGCTCAGATCCCAGGGAGAAACAGCTTCTCCAGATCCCTAAATCTCACGCCATTTCTTGAACCCCTCAGCGCAGGTCTATGGCGAGGACGAGTGGTCGTTCGGGTTCTACGAGACCGGCAGCGGCGTGTTCAGTTGCCCCGTGGGGAAGAACCCCATGTACACCTACTGGGAGAGCATCGTCCTCGGGGAGACCGAGTGCGGCATCGTCGCCGTGAACCAGATCCTGCGGGAGCTCAGCCGCGAGTGGCCGGGCCACTCGTACGACCTCCTCTCCAGGAATTGTAACCATTTCTGCGACGTGCTCTACGAGAGGCTCGGCGTCCCCAAACTCCCAGGTAAGGACCACGGAGGGGCATTCCATTGTTTTCTTCTTCTGAATGGCGACAACCTGTGCAAGGTGTATCTCACAGTGGCATTATGTACAATTCTCGAGTTCAAAAAAACACACTGTGTCCTCGAATTGGAAGGAAGATTGCAGGCTCTGATTTAGATGGCGATTTACATTCTTGCTAGGAAAAGAATGAGCAAATGTGTGAACTGAACATTGCAAATAAAGCATGTGTTTGCTACCACTGAAGTATTGAGAAAATGTATGAAACTGAGTGCTGCTAGCTCTAAGACTCAACTTTGGAGCATAAGACCAAGTACAACACAGACGTTTAGCAGGCTCTTAGAGGCAGTTTCATTGTTTTCCTTGCCACTGTGGACCTGAGCACAAGCTCATGTGTGGGCGACTGGGCGTTGCCACTTGACGAGGTTTTTTATGCCTGCCTTGAAACTTACGTGCGAGACGGATGTCTCCCAAGAACAGTAATTAGCTTAATTATTTCATTACCTTAGCAAA encodes:
- the LOC136470693 gene encoding uncharacterized protein translates to MKEVVLHVYDVTNSDFEKTNNTIIQINRIFKDRIGLGGIFHSAVQVYGEDEWSFGFYETGSGVFSCPVGKNPMYTYWESIVLGETECGIVAVNQILRELSREWPGHSYDLLSRNCNHFCDVLYERLGVPKLPGKDHGGAFHCFLLLNGDNLCKVYLTVALCTILEFKKTHCVLELEGRLQALI